A window from Polaromonas naphthalenivorans CJ2 encodes these proteins:
- a CDS encoding DUF4113 domain-containing protein → MRQYWLSRVSWAVHTNPFRQHDTQYSRSLTVPLRWPTSDSRLIVQAALHGLQQIYRPGLNYAKAGVMLLGLQHGPAAQHELALGDDAPRLEALMAAMDRINERHGPGTVALASAGHFAENRIWSMRQALKTPDYMARWSDIPTALA, encoded by the coding sequence GTGCGCCAGTATTGGCTCTCCCGAGTTTCTTGGGCTGTCCACACCAATCCATTCCGGCAGCACGACACGCAGTATTCGCGCTCGCTCACCGTGCCGCTGCGCTGGCCCACCTCGGACAGCCGGCTGATCGTGCAGGCTGCGCTCCATGGGCTGCAGCAGATCTACCGGCCCGGCTTGAACTATGCCAAGGCCGGCGTCATGCTGCTTGGCCTGCAGCACGGGCCCGCCGCCCAGCACGAGCTCGCGCTGGGTGATGACGCGCCCCGGCTAGAGGCGCTGATGGCTGCGATGGATCGGATCAACGAGCGCCATGGGCCGGGCACGGTGGCACTGGCCAGCGCCGGGCATTTTGCAGAAAACCGCATCTGGTCGATGCGCCAGGCGCTCAAGACGCCCGACTACATGGCGCGCTGGAGCGACATTCCCACGGCGCTGGCGTGA
- a CDS encoding histidine kinase dimerization/phospho-acceptor domain-containing protein has protein sequence MRLLASAYADKDVVVAAINQGRVMRILEKPFDYGQVRQGLREALQIHRQRQREQHRLEGSAAAMRETLGFLAHELNTPMATVLGYLETLKSRHRAPAPNAPPGLAQMAERRAGDTLVMLGRPSSARSTRCRCWTPLCSPPAMLTPMPRRRRCWPAAWSIRCCRTIPSRTASALG, from the coding sequence GTGCGGCTGCTGGCTTCGGCCTATGCCGACAAAGACGTGGTGGTCGCAGCCATCAACCAGGGCCGGGTGATGCGCATCCTGGAAAAGCCGTTCGACTATGGGCAGGTGCGCCAGGGGCTTCGCGAAGCCCTGCAGATCCATCGCCAGCGCCAGCGCGAGCAGCACCGGCTCGAAGGCTCGGCCGCCGCGATGCGCGAGACGCTCGGATTCCTGGCGCACGAGCTGAACACGCCTATGGCCACCGTGCTGGGCTACCTTGAAACGCTCAAGAGCCGCCACCGGGCGCCCGCGCCCAATGCGCCGCCCGGCCTGGCGCAGATGGCTGAACGGCGTGCCGGCGACACGCTGGTGATGTTGGGGCGGCCGAGCAGCGCGCGCAGTACGCGATGTCGCTGCTGGACACCTTTGTGCAGTCCGCCCGCGATGCTTACCCCGATGCCGCGCCGACGCCGCTGCTGGCCAGCGGCCTGGTCAATTCGCTGCTGCAGGACTATCCCTTCGAGGACGGCGAGCGCGCTTGGGTGA
- a CDS encoding DNA-binding protein: MENANAGPVTMEDVLGALNGTDPLNTSASKIRAILGRGSFATLQKHLDALRAAAKAAQEPVSLSAVPSAPPEVIAALWSAAYNAAGHQLAGKLASCMTERDALRAAAIAAADDVATLAAQVDALEQETAAAHASSEAALADCAAARKELQAHQARDSADRMRLATAAEADVMAARHALEMEKRDRTIERQTLQSTVNSLTDQIGELKALLSLQARQPIAQAVQP; the protein is encoded by the coding sequence ATGGAAAATGCAAATGCCGGCCCCGTGACGATGGAGGATGTGCTCGGCGCCCTGAACGGGACAGACCCGTTGAACACCAGCGCCTCGAAAATTCGGGCCATCCTGGGGCGAGGCAGTTTTGCGACCCTTCAAAAGCACCTGGACGCGCTGCGCGCGGCGGCCAAGGCAGCCCAGGAGCCGGTGAGCCTGTCCGCCGTGCCGAGCGCGCCACCGGAGGTGATCGCGGCCCTCTGGAGCGCGGCCTACAACGCGGCAGGGCATCAGCTGGCCGGCAAGTTGGCCAGCTGCATGACCGAGCGCGACGCCTTGCGCGCCGCCGCCATCGCGGCCGCCGATGATGTTGCAACGCTGGCGGCGCAGGTGGACGCGCTGGAACAAGAGACCGCAGCGGCCCATGCCTCAAGCGAGGCGGCGCTGGCCGACTGCGCCGCCGCGCGCAAGGAGCTCCAAGCGCATCAGGCGCGGGACAGCGCGGACAGGATGCGGCTGGCCACCGCCGCCGAGGCCGATGTGATGGCCGCCCGGCATGCGCTGGAGATGGAAAAGCGCGACCGCACCATCGAGCGCCAGACGCTGCAGTCCACGGTCAACTCGCTCACCGATCAGATCGGGGAGTTGAAGGCGCTGCTGTCGCTACAGGCGCGTCAGCCCATCGCCCAGGCGGTGCAGCCATGA
- a CDS encoding sensor histidine kinase, translating to MRCTPCTPCTAGASSTFALRSNAAYPTRPAIRFADTGPGIGPAILAQLTLGPVASRRGSGGMGLLFCRRVLESMGGSVEVCSAPGQGASITLYFKSGA from the coding sequence ATGCGCTGCACGCCTTGCACGCCTTGCACGGCAGGAGCGAGCAGCACCTTCGCATTACGCTCGAACGCGGCGTACCCGACGCGGCCGGCCATCCGGTTTGCCGACACTGGGCCGGGCATCGGGCCGGCCATCCTGGCGCAGCTCACGCTCGGGCCGGTCGCCTCGCGCCGGGGCAGCGGGGGCATGGGGCTGCTGTTTTGCCGGCGCGTACTCGAATCGATGGGCGGGTCGGTCGAGGTGTGCTCCGCGCCGGGCCAGGGCGCCAGCATCACGCTGTATTTCAAATCCGGCGCCTGA